A DNA window from Clavibacter sepedonicus contains the following coding sequences:
- the rpoB gene encoding DNA-directed RNA polymerase subunit beta, giving the protein MAAARNATPTPQNGRDASRLSFAKITDTLTVPDLLALQTESFDWLVGSDAWKRRVEEGTKQGRTDLALNSGLEEIFEEISPIEDLGETMQLGFTNPYLEEQKYSIDECKERGKTYSAPLYVEAEFMNHLTGEIKTQTVFMGDFPLMTEKGTFIINGTERVVVSQLVRSPGVYFERQQEKTSDKDIYSARVIPSRGAWLEFEIDKRDQVGVRIDRKRKQSVTVFLKALGLTSEQILEEFKGVASIELTLEKDSILTKEEALKDIYRKLRPGEQVAAEAARALLDNFYFNPKRYDLAKVGRYKINRKLGIDKQLTDSVLTVEDILATIKYLVSLHANETKMNGTRDGKPVELRLDVDDIDHFGNRRIRAVGELIQNQVRTGLSRMERVVRERMTTQDIEAITPQTLINVRPVVAAIKEFFGTSQLSQFMDQNNPLAGLTHKRRLSALGPGGLSRERAGVEVRDVHPSHYGRMCPIETPEGPNIGLIGSLASFARINSFGFIETPYRRVVDGVVTDQIDYLTASEEDEFLVAQANAPLTKDFRFAEDRVLVRPKGGEVELVAKENVHYMDVSPRQMVSVATSLIPFLEHDDANRALMGANMQRQAVPLLRSESPLVGTGMEGYAAIDAGDVLTADASGVVAEVSAEVVTIQLDEGGTQTYYLRKFDRSNQGTSYNHRVLVSAGDRIEAGEVIADGPATENGELALGKNLLVAFMPWEGHNFEDAIILSQNLVKDDTLSSIHIEEYEVDARDTKLGKEEITRDLPNVSPELLADLDERGIIRIGAEVRPGDILVGKVTPKGETELSAEERLLRAIFNEKSREVRDTSLKVPHGEQGTIIGVKVFDSQDGDDELGSGVNQRVVVFIAQKRKITEGDKLAGRHGNKGVISKILPVEDMPFLADGTPVDVILNPLGIPGRMNFGQVLETHLGWSAKQGWEVEGKPKWAERLPDHARQAPAGTKVATPVFDGALEEEIAGLLDSTTVTRDGDRLIGSSGKTRLFDGRSGEPFPEPVSVGYMYILKLHHLVDDKIHARSTGPYSMITQQPLGGKAQFGGQRFGEMEVWALEAYGAAYALQELLTIKSDDILGRVKVYEAIVKGENIQEPGIPESFKVLIKEMQSLCLNVEVLSADGQAVSLRDTDDEVFRAAEELGINISTRFESSSIDDI; this is encoded by the coding sequence TTGGCTGCTGCGCGCAACGCAACTCCCACTCCCCAGAACGGTCGCGACGCATCGCGGCTCTCGTTCGCGAAGATCACTGACACCCTCACCGTCCCCGACCTCCTCGCCCTGCAGACCGAGAGCTTCGACTGGCTCGTCGGCTCGGACGCGTGGAAGCGGCGCGTCGAGGAGGGCACCAAGCAGGGTCGCACCGACCTGGCGCTCAACTCCGGCCTCGAGGAGATCTTCGAGGAGATCTCCCCCATCGAGGACCTGGGCGAGACCATGCAGCTCGGGTTCACGAACCCGTACCTCGAGGAGCAGAAGTACTCCATCGACGAGTGCAAGGAGCGCGGCAAGACCTACTCCGCTCCCCTCTACGTCGAGGCCGAGTTCATGAACCACCTCACGGGTGAGATCAAGACCCAGACGGTCTTCATGGGCGACTTCCCCCTCATGACGGAGAAGGGCACGTTCATCATCAACGGCACCGAGCGTGTCGTCGTGTCCCAGCTCGTCCGCTCGCCCGGCGTGTACTTCGAGCGCCAGCAGGAGAAGACCTCCGACAAGGACATCTACTCCGCCCGCGTCATCCCCTCGCGCGGCGCCTGGCTCGAGTTCGAGATCGACAAGCGCGACCAGGTCGGCGTGCGCATCGACCGCAAGCGCAAGCAGTCGGTCACCGTGTTCCTGAAGGCCCTCGGCCTCACCAGCGAGCAGATCCTCGAGGAGTTTAAGGGCGTCGCGTCCATCGAGCTCACGCTCGAGAAGGACTCCATTCTCACCAAGGAGGAGGCCCTCAAGGACATCTACCGCAAGCTCCGTCCCGGCGAGCAGGTCGCTGCCGAGGCCGCCCGCGCGCTGCTGGACAACTTCTACTTCAACCCGAAGCGCTACGACCTGGCGAAGGTGGGTCGCTACAAGATCAACCGCAAGCTCGGCATCGACAAGCAGCTCACCGACTCGGTGCTCACGGTCGAGGACATCCTCGCGACCATCAAGTACCTCGTGTCGCTGCACGCGAACGAGACGAAGATGAACGGCACGCGCGACGGCAAGCCCGTCGAGCTGCGCCTCGACGTGGACGACATCGACCACTTCGGCAACCGCCGCATCCGCGCGGTCGGCGAGCTCATCCAGAACCAGGTCCGCACCGGCCTGTCCCGTATGGAGCGCGTCGTCCGCGAGCGCATGACCACGCAGGACATCGAGGCCATCACGCCGCAGACCCTGATCAACGTGCGCCCCGTCGTCGCCGCGATCAAGGAGTTCTTCGGCACGAGCCAGCTGTCGCAGTTCATGGACCAGAACAACCCGCTCGCGGGTCTCACCCACAAGCGCCGCCTCTCGGCGCTCGGCCCGGGTGGTCTGTCCCGTGAGCGCGCCGGCGTCGAGGTCCGCGACGTCCACCCGTCGCACTACGGCCGCATGTGCCCCATCGAGACCCCGGAAGGCCCGAACATCGGCCTGATCGGCTCGCTGGCGTCGTTCGCCCGCATCAACTCGTTCGGCTTCATCGAGACCCCGTACCGTCGCGTCGTCGACGGCGTGGTCACCGACCAGATCGACTACCTCACGGCCAGCGAGGAGGACGAGTTCCTCGTCGCCCAGGCCAACGCGCCCCTCACGAAGGACTTCCGCTTCGCGGAGGACCGCGTCCTCGTCCGCCCCAAGGGCGGTGAGGTGGAGCTCGTCGCGAAGGAGAACGTCCACTACATGGACGTCTCCCCGCGCCAGATGGTGTCGGTCGCGACCTCGCTCATCCCGTTCCTCGAGCACGACGATGCGAACCGCGCGCTCATGGGCGCCAACATGCAGCGTCAGGCCGTCCCGCTGCTGCGCAGCGAGAGCCCGCTCGTCGGCACCGGCATGGAGGGCTACGCGGCCATCGACGCCGGCGACGTCCTCACCGCCGACGCCTCGGGCGTCGTCGCCGAGGTGTCCGCCGAGGTCGTCACCATCCAGCTCGACGAGGGCGGCACGCAGACCTATTACCTGCGCAAGTTCGACCGCTCCAACCAGGGCACGAGCTACAACCACCGTGTCCTGGTCTCGGCCGGCGACCGCATCGAGGCCGGCGAGGTCATCGCCGACGGCCCCGCCACGGAGAACGGCGAGCTCGCGCTCGGCAAGAACCTGCTCGTCGCGTTCATGCCGTGGGAGGGCCACAACTTCGAGGACGCGATCATCCTGAGCCAGAACCTGGTCAAGGACGACACCCTCTCCTCCATCCACATCGAGGAGTACGAGGTCGACGCGCGCGACACCAAGCTCGGCAAGGAGGAGATCACCCGTGACCTCCCCAACGTCAGCCCGGAGCTGCTCGCCGACCTCGACGAGCGCGGAATCATCCGCATCGGCGCCGAGGTCCGCCCCGGCGACATCCTCGTGGGCAAGGTCACGCCGAAGGGCGAGACCGAGCTCAGCGCCGAGGAGCGCCTGCTGCGCGCGATCTTCAACGAGAAGAGCCGCGAGGTCCGCGACACGTCCCTGAAGGTGCCCCACGGCGAGCAGGGCACGATCATCGGCGTCAAGGTCTTCGACTCGCAGGACGGCGACGACGAGCTCGGCTCGGGCGTCAACCAGCGCGTCGTGGTGTTCATCGCGCAGAAGCGCAAGATCACCGAGGGCGACAAGCTCGCCGGCCGTCACGGCAACAAGGGCGTCATCTCCAAGATCCTGCCGGTCGAGGACATGCCGTTCCTCGCCGACGGGACCCCGGTCGACGTCATCCTCAACCCGCTCGGCATCCCCGGCCGCATGAACTTCGGCCAGGTCCTGGAGACCCACCTCGGGTGGAGCGCCAAGCAGGGCTGGGAGGTCGAGGGCAAGCCCAAGTGGGCCGAGCGCCTGCCCGACCACGCGCGCCAGGCTCCGGCCGGCACGAAGGTCGCCACCCCGGTGTTCGACGGAGCGCTCGAGGAGGAGATCGCCGGCCTGCTCGACTCGACGACGGTCACCCGCGACGGCGACCGCCTCATCGGATCCAGCGGCAAGACGCGCCTGTTCGACGGCCGCTCCGGCGAGCCGTTCCCCGAGCCCGTGTCGGTCGGCTACATGTACATCCTGAAGCTGCACCACCTGGTGGACGACAAGATCCACGCGCGCTCCACGGGTCCCTACTCGATGATCACGCAGCAGCCCCTGGGCGGTAAGGCCCAGTTCGGTGGCCAGCGGTTCGGTGAGATGGAGGTCTGGGCGCTCGAGGCCTATGGCGCCGCGTACGCGCTGCAGGAGCTCCTCACCATCAAGTCGGACGACATCCTCGGCCGCGTGAAGGTGTACGAGGCCATCGTCAAGGGCGAGAACATCCAGGAACCGGGTATCCCCGAGTCCTTCAAGGTCCTGATCAAGGAGATGCAGTCCCTCTGCCTGAACGTCGAGGTGCTCTCGGCGGACGGCCAGGCGGTCAGCCTGCGCGACACGGATGACGAGGTCTTCCGCGCCGCGGAGGAGCTCGGCATCAACATCTCCACCCGCTTCGAGTCGTCCAGCATCGACGACATCTAA
- a CDS encoding IS481-like element ISCmi2 family transposase, whose amino-acid sequence MTHANAPFTPVGRVRLARLIIEDGWPVRRAAERFQCSPATASRWARRYRAGLPMTDRSSRPHRQPTRTSQRRERRIIALRFTRRWGPHRISYHLRVPRSTVERVLNRYRMPLLEHVDLSTGLPARRSPARRYEHSSPGDLVHVDIKKLGRIPDGGGHRVLGRAAGRRNTPRTGRGYAFLHHAVDDHSRLAYSEILTDERKETAAAFWARANAFFTTAGITVIRVLTDNGSCYRSHAFTEALGTIAHTRTRPYRPQTNGKVERFNRTLATEWAYAHPYRTDEARAATYPAWLHHYNHHRPHTGIGGLTPAERVHNLTGNYN is encoded by the coding sequence GTGACTCACGCTAACGCCCCGTTCACTCCCGTGGGCAGGGTTCGGCTTGCCCGGTTGATCATCGAGGACGGGTGGCCGGTCCGGCGTGCGGCGGAGAGGTTCCAGTGCTCGCCCGCGACCGCGTCGAGATGGGCTCGCCGGTATCGGGCCGGGTTGCCGATGACGGACCGCTCATCCCGCCCGCACCGGCAACCGACCCGCACGAGTCAGCGTCGGGAGCGGCGGATCATCGCGCTGAGATTCACTCGCCGGTGGGGCCCGCACCGCATCAGCTACCACCTCCGCGTTCCGCGTTCGACGGTCGAGCGGGTGCTGAACCGGTATCGGATGCCGTTGCTCGAGCACGTCGATCTGAGCACCGGGCTCCCTGCCCGGCGGTCTCCTGCCCGACGCTACGAGCACTCCTCGCCGGGAGATCTGGTCCACGTCGACATCAAGAAGCTCGGCCGCATCCCGGACGGCGGCGGGCACCGAGTCCTCGGCAGAGCGGCCGGCCGGAGGAACACTCCCCGGACCGGGCGGGGATACGCGTTCCTGCACCACGCCGTGGATGACCACTCCCGACTCGCGTACTCCGAGATCCTCACCGACGAGCGCAAGGAGACCGCCGCCGCGTTCTGGGCCCGCGCGAACGCGTTCTTCACCACCGCGGGCATCACCGTGATCCGTGTCCTGACGGACAACGGCTCCTGCTACCGCTCCCACGCCTTCACCGAGGCGCTCGGCACCATCGCCCACACACGCACCCGCCCCTACCGGCCCCAGACCAACGGGAAGGTCGAGCGCTTCAACCGCACCCTCGCCACCGAGTGGGCCTACGCCCATCCCTATCGCACCGACGAGGCCCGCGCCGCGACCTACCCTGCCTGGCTGCATCACTACAACCACCACCGCCCCCACACCGGCATCGGCGGACTCACGCCCGCCGAACGCGTTCACAACCTCACTGGGAACTACAACTAG
- a CDS encoding MBL fold metallo-hydrolase, with protein MSAPWHVSPGGPSHVHVAGDVEIRKASVGSMDNDAYLLTDLDSGERLLVDAASDVDRLLALVAEPDPVGRLAVVVTTHGHADHHGALAAVLDATDAASAVGDADAGDLPVDADRRLAHGDQVAFGSVALEVVALRGHTPGSVALVLQPGDGSTHLFTGDSLFPGGVGNTQGDAGRFRQLMDDVEERLFARFPDDAHVHPGHGDSTTLGAERASLADWRSRGW; from the coding sequence ATGAGCGCACCCTGGCACGTGTCCCCCGGCGGCCCCTCGCACGTGCACGTGGCGGGCGACGTGGAGATCCGCAAGGCGTCCGTCGGCTCCATGGACAACGACGCGTACCTCCTCACCGACCTCGACTCCGGCGAGCGCCTGCTCGTCGACGCGGCCTCCGACGTCGACCGGCTGCTCGCGCTCGTGGCGGAGCCGGATCCCGTGGGGCGGCTCGCCGTGGTCGTCACCACGCACGGCCACGCCGACCACCACGGCGCGCTCGCCGCCGTCCTCGACGCGACCGACGCGGCCTCCGCCGTGGGCGACGCCGACGCGGGCGACCTGCCCGTCGACGCCGACCGGCGCCTCGCGCACGGCGACCAGGTGGCCTTCGGCAGCGTGGCCCTCGAGGTCGTCGCGCTCCGCGGGCACACGCCGGGCAGCGTCGCGCTCGTGCTGCAGCCGGGCGACGGCAGCACCCACCTCTTCACGGGCGACTCGCTCTTCCCCGGCGGCGTCGGGAACACGCAGGGCGACGCCGGCCGCTTCCGGCAGCTGATGGACGACGTCGAGGAGCGCCTGTTCGCGCGCTTCCCCGACGACGCGCACGTGCATCCCGGGCACGGCGACTCGACGACGCTCGGCGCGGAGCGCGCATCCCTCGCCGACTGGCGCTCGCGCGGCTGGTGA
- a CDS encoding Pr6Pr family membrane protein: MRITWAVVRLLTALTVLVAVTSQYVVSSTYWRSIGVEGIWGKTVDFLMYFTIESNLLAAVVMAVGAVRLLRRTPAPGRGWTTLRLAATTYMVTTGIVYNLLLRGLPTIPGGNLPWSNEVLHVVVPLLVLADWLLASDRRALGYGAVGRVVVFPLVWVAVTLARGPITGNEVTGAATYYPYPFLDPATGGGGYGTVAVWVAVIAAMICALTLLLTWAGRRASRARAA; encoded by the coding sequence GTGCGCATCACCTGGGCCGTCGTCCGCCTCCTCACCGCCCTGACCGTGCTGGTCGCCGTCACGAGCCAGTACGTGGTCAGCTCCACGTACTGGCGGAGCATCGGGGTGGAGGGGATCTGGGGCAAGACCGTCGACTTCCTCATGTACTTCACCATCGAGTCGAACCTCCTGGCGGCCGTGGTCATGGCGGTCGGCGCCGTGCGGCTGCTGCGACGGACCCCCGCCCCCGGGCGCGGCTGGACGACCCTCCGGCTGGCGGCCACCACCTACATGGTCACGACCGGCATCGTCTACAACCTGCTGCTGCGCGGCCTGCCGACGATCCCCGGCGGCAACCTCCCGTGGTCGAACGAGGTGCTGCACGTGGTCGTGCCCCTGCTCGTCCTCGCCGACTGGCTGCTCGCGTCGGACCGCCGGGCGCTCGGCTACGGCGCGGTCGGCCGGGTCGTCGTCTTCCCGCTGGTCTGGGTCGCGGTGACGCTCGCGCGCGGGCCGATCACGGGCAACGAGGTGACGGGGGCGGCGACCTACTACCCGTACCCCTTCCTGGATCCCGCGACGGGCGGCGGCGGATACGGCACCGTGGCGGTGTGGGTCGCCGTCATCGCCGCGATGATCTGCGCCCTGACGCTCCTCCTGACGTGGGCCGGACGCCGCGCGTCCCGCGCCCGCGCGGCCTGA